One genomic segment of Borrelia coriaceae includes these proteins:
- a CDS encoding septal ring lytic transglycosylase RlpA family protein — protein sequence MYFMINLFNLMDIRFGFLFLFFAVTQLNSATVGLASWYGEAFHGKLTANGEKFDMTALTAAHKELPFNTVVRVTNLLNNRTVVVRINDRGPFRKDRIIDLSKFAAEKLDFLGIGVAPVKIEVLEGLDEKNVITQEFKESVNTEAPSRGDLVVATSKLNRDADLGKDHSEVAEKVLDSSIKEPDFYIQVGSYKTKDYAQRAYRILQKVGLNVLVNAHGPFFTVFIPTYADDVHKNVELIKSTGYKDILVRKTKIPGDSIAVD from the coding sequence ATGTATTTTATGATAAATTTATTTAATCTTATGGATATTCGATTTGGATTTTTATTTTTGTTTTTTGCTGTTACTCAATTAAATAGTGCTACTGTGGGGCTTGCTTCATGGTATGGAGAGGCTTTTCATGGTAAACTTACTGCTAATGGTGAAAAATTTGATATGACAGCTCTTACAGCTGCCCACAAAGAACTTCCATTTAATACTGTTGTAAGAGTTACTAATTTACTTAATAATAGGACAGTTGTTGTAAGAATTAATGATAGGGGTCCTTTTAGAAAGGATAGGATAATTGATTTATCGAAATTTGCTGCTGAGAAGCTGGATTTTTTAGGGATAGGTGTAGCGCCTGTAAAAATTGAAGTATTGGAAGGATTAGATGAAAAGAATGTTATAACACAAGAATTCAAGGAATCTGTTAATACGGAGGCTCCTTCTAGGGGTGATCTTGTTGTTGCTACTTCAAAATTAAACAGAGATGCTGATTTAGGTAAAGATCATTCTGAGGTTGCAGAAAAGGTTTTGGATAGTTCGATTAAAGAACCAGATTTTTATATACAAGTTGGTTCTTATAAGACTAAAGATTATGCTCAGAGAGCTTATAGAATACTTCAAAAAGTTGGACTTAATGTTTTAGTAAATGCTCATGGTCCTTTTTTTACGGTGTTTATTCCTACTTATGCTGATGATGTTCATAAAAATGTTGAACTTATTAAATCCACAGGATATAAAGATATTTTGGTACGAAAGACTAAGATTCCAGGAGATAGTATTGCTGTAGATTAG
- a CDS encoding L-threonylcarbamoyladenylate synthase, which yields MKTEIIEQSEIKKAAKFIKAGELVVFPTETVYGIGADAYNDDAIRMIFLVKKRPITNPLIVHVDSIKKINEIVEYIPKSAMILMRKFTPGPLTFILKNSGKISNFISGGLDSIAVRIPSEPVALKLIKMSGVPIAAPSANLSRRPSATNFAMAIGELDGLVKGIIKKNGETKIGIESTVIGFDPKGNISILRPGAITKEMIEKELKGKFRVEYSIGKNVLSQSPGNLLEHYRPSIPVYLFKQTDNIRWYVARKDTKVLITRDTLKSYWFNKLWNMNNICVFNTLEEYAQNIYKVFVEAETVYKQILAEFVDNNKLGYSINNRLEKASLNKFIFSKQDNIN from the coding sequence ATGAAAACAGAAATTATAGAACAATCTGAGATAAAAAAAGCAGCAAAATTTATAAAGGCAGGAGAATTAGTAGTATTTCCTACAGAAACAGTATATGGCATTGGGGCTGATGCATATAATGACGACGCCATACGAATGATTTTTTTAGTCAAGAAACGTCCTATCACAAATCCCTTAATAGTACATGTTGACTCAATAAAAAAAATAAATGAAATTGTAGAATATATACCAAAAAGTGCAATGATCTTAATGCGAAAATTCACCCCAGGGCCTTTAACATTTATACTAAAAAATTCAGGTAAAATATCTAATTTCATAAGCGGGGGACTTGACAGCATAGCAGTAAGAATACCATCAGAACCTGTAGCCCTAAAATTAATAAAGATGAGCGGAGTCCCAATTGCAGCACCATCAGCAAATCTATCAAGACGTCCCAGCGCCACTAATTTTGCAATGGCCATAGGTGAACTTGATGGTCTAGTTAAAGGAATCATCAAAAAAAATGGGGAAACAAAAATTGGAATAGAATCAACAGTTATAGGATTTGATCCTAAGGGCAATATATCAATACTAAGACCAGGTGCAATTACAAAAGAAATGATAGAAAAAGAGCTTAAGGGAAAATTTAGAGTCGAATATTCAATAGGCAAAAACGTGCTATCTCAATCACCTGGAAACCTATTAGAACATTACAGACCAAGCATACCCGTTTATCTATTTAAGCAAACAGATAATATAAGGTGGTATGTAGCAAGAAAAGATACAAAAGTGCTTATCACAAGAGATACTCTTAAGTCATATTGGTTTAATAAACTTTGGAATATGAATAATATATGTGTATTTAACACATTAGAAGAATATGCACAAAATATTTACAAAGTCTTTGTAGAAGCTGAGACAGTATACAAACAAATACTTGCCGAATTTGTAGATAACAATAAGCTTGGATATTCAATTAACAATAGACTTGAAAAAGCCAGTCTAAATAAATTTATTTTTTCAAAGCAAGATAATATAAATTAA
- a CDS encoding tetratricopeptide repeat protein — protein MLKNIVYISLPEDFTNQIRDFTFDPKILLPVEVGDVQYFSQDELNFEAVMSAILKISAYDQGNVNLPYYKKLLLALNPNVVNMLIHVGLTKIDEGDYNLALEIFLALKGIDNDNEILLFNLALLYERMAENFLRVDQSMNAFTSNQNALEIYEKLLKFKSPNENVFANAGFFFVKQRKLDRAQELFAHYLKISNNLRLKKKVSEILNVIGVHKSLSLKLERIYELIILSKEDKAISELVKLLECHEDSWNAWFLLGWGYRRKGFYSEAKDAFLKVLSLDAKNVDAMNELAICLMELLEFDDSLKFLHNALNIEPDNIKIISNLGILYLKMGYKKEAEEYFKIVLEYDSSDPIALKYLKLLGS, from the coding sequence ATGCTTAAGAATATTGTTTATATTTCTCTTCCAGAGGATTTTACAAATCAAATTCGAGATTTTACATTTGATCCTAAGATACTTTTACCTGTTGAGGTTGGTGATGTTCAGTATTTTTCTCAAGATGAGCTTAATTTTGAGGCTGTTATGTCTGCGATTCTTAAGATTTCGGCGTATGATCAAGGTAATGTTAATTTACCTTATTATAAAAAGCTTCTCTTAGCTTTAAACCCTAATGTTGTAAATATGCTCATTCATGTTGGACTTACTAAGATTGATGAAGGAGATTATAATTTGGCTCTTGAGATTTTTTTAGCATTAAAAGGCATTGATAATGATAATGAGATTTTGCTTTTTAATTTGGCATTATTATATGAAAGGATGGCTGAAAATTTTTTAAGGGTTGATCAAAGTATGAATGCCTTTACTAGTAATCAAAATGCTTTAGAGATTTATGAGAAACTTTTAAAATTTAAAAGTCCAAATGAAAATGTATTTGCAAATGCTGGATTTTTTTTTGTTAAGCAGCGTAAATTAGACAGAGCTCAGGAGTTGTTTGCGCATTATTTAAAAATTTCTAATAATTTAAGATTGAAAAAGAAGGTGAGTGAGATTTTGAATGTTATAGGAGTTCATAAAAGTTTGTCTTTAAAGCTTGAGAGAATATATGAGCTGATAATTTTATCAAAGGAAGATAAAGCGATTTCTGAACTTGTTAAACTTTTAGAATGTCATGAAGATTCTTGGAATGCTTGGTTTTTGCTTGGGTGGGGATATAGAAGAAAGGGTTTTTATTCTGAGGCAAAAGATGCTTTTCTTAAAGTATTATCTCTTGATGCTAAAAATGTAGATGCTATGAATGAGCTTGCAATCTGTTTGATGGAACTTCTTGAGTTTGATGATAGTCTTAAATTTTTACATAATGCTTTAAATATTGAACCCGATAATATCAAAATTATTTCAAATCTTGGGATTCTTTATCTAAAGATGGGATACAAAAAAGAGGCCGAGGAATATTTTAAAATAGTTCTTGAATATGATTCAAGCGATCCTATTGCCCTTAAATATTTGAAATTATTGGGTAGTTAA